The sequence AGCTCCTGGGGCCCGGACCTTGCCCGACTCATCCCATCTTCCCTGCCCCCATCTGTCCCGGTAAGCGATCCCttggcgccccctggtggccacaTAAGGAGATTTGCTACATgtaacaggagaaaaggaaatgatcgttaagtgagcacctactgtgtgctaggtgtTTGATATGCACCAGCTCATTGAATCTTTATAACAAACCCGTGGCAGAGATGCTATTGCTCCTATTTTACAGAAgtgaaaattgaggctcagagaagctattAACAGTAAATTTCTCAACACCACCCAGCTAATAAGAGATAGTGCTGGGACTCAAACCTAGGTCTGCCTGACACCACAGCCATGTTTCTCCCACTGTGGGGAAGCGGAAGGGGGACGGGGTGGAAGGGAGGGCAGCGCCATGGTGAGGAAGCCATGGGCAGTGGTCACAGAGCCATGGCTTGGCCTTGGAGGTCTGACAGGGACAGGCTTGCCCTCTGCCACCTTGGGACCACTGGGCACCTGTCTGGGGTCAATCTGGGCAGGGTGCGCACAAAGCCAGGCCCAACTCTGGGTACAATAGCgataaatagaatttattttgtacAACTGTTACCGACATACACACAGCCACAGGGGCTTCCAAAATGGGTGTTGGGGCCGGGAGGCTGGCCTTTGGCGTGGCGCCTAAAAAGTGTGGACAGACACACACAAGAACACGGACTCCCAGCAGCCGGGCCTGGCTGCCCCCTCCATGGCAGTGGTGGGGGAGGCAAGGCCTGCGACTCTAGGCCAGCTGAGGCCCCCGGCCTGCAGTGCCCAGGAGCATGGGGTGGCAGGGGTTAAGCTGGGTGCTGGCTGAGGAGCCAGGTAGGTCCCTATTCCCCCATAAGGGTCACTTGTCTGTCACATGTAGGCAGTGGACAGGGCATTGGCAGATCTGTGGTAGAGCCTGAAGGTCCAGGAGGGGCAATGGGCACAGCTGGCTCCCTGCCCTTCAGCCCACCAGTGGCCCCAAGGACCTCAAGAAGCAGGGTAGGGTGATGGGAGGTCCCTGGGGGGACAATCCCCCCTTCTGGGACAGGGACATGGAATCACAGTCTTTAGTGACCTCTGAAATAATCTTGTCCATTTGCAGCAGAGGCGTCCACAGAGGCAGagtgacttgcccacagtcacacagcagaTCCAAACCAGAAGCCAGGACTCGGGACTCCCAGCCCAGTGCTCACTCCCACACTCACACCCGCTGCCTCCATGGCAGGCTCTGTGCTCTGAGCTATCTCAATCCCTCTCTCCTGCCTTGCTCCCCCTCAGTCCAGAGGAATGCTCAGGGGTCATggaggcccagggtgggggcaaGCCAGGCCTGCAGGCCTATTGCAACTGACcaagccctgccccagcccggacccccagcctggggggtggggacgaTGCCAGCAGCTTCCCCAATCCCAGGTCTGGATGGCTCCGCCCTGCAGAGACAGCCCAGATGGATGGGCcaaggggaggtgggggaggcagggggcagCCCGCAGGCTGGTGGTGGCCTTGGGGGCAGAGGTTCCGTCTGCCTGGACTTGACACAGCATCTTCGCCTTGTGCTTCTGCAGCCTCACCTGCAGGGCAACGGGAGACGGGCACCATGAAGCAGGGGGCAggagcctgggagggaggggcccagCCTTGGGGCTCCAGGCTCCAGGTCTTTCCATCCCACGGGGAACCCCCCAAACCTCTCCCCAGCCAGGAACTGCCAGGTCTCTTTCAGGCACCTATAAATCCTCCCAACAACTCATGGGCAGAGTTGAGGCAGCATTTATTTGCCCCAttgcacagataaggaaactgaggcccagagagggccatGACCTGCCCAAGTCACCTAGCAACTAAATGGCAGAGAACTCAAACCCAGGCAGAGAGCTCTCACcccagagaggggacagagggacagggTGGAGTCAGCCCAACCCCCCACCCGTTCCCACCTTCTCCCACCAAACAAGCTGAGGGGCCGGGTCTCACCTGCTCAATGTCACCTTCAGAGGGGCGGCCTGGCTAACAGCCCTGCACAGACAGACGGTGGCGGTAGGCAGGTGGTGGGACAGATGGAGACGTGGGGCAGGAGACACAGGTGAGCAGAAGTTATTGGCTGTGCCCAGACCGGACGAGTGGCACcccctcctggcccagcctccacACCTGGTCCCCCCTCCCGGGGGGCCTCCCAGGGGCGGCCCTGGGCGGCGGCACGTACCAGCTGGGGCGTGTGCTGCTCAGACGCTTCCAACTGGATCTTGATCTCGGGACACGCAGGGTCCCCCGACTTGCCGGCGTCTGGGTGGGGTGACCTcgaggggcctggggaggggggcaggagggagccacCTCACTGGCCGCGGGGAGGCACCGGGGAGACGGGGCATGGGTGGGCAGTCGGCACCGGTGCTTCCCAACCCCGCCAAGTCCCCCCTCAGGAAACCCCACTCTTAACTCCCCTCCTGGCCACCCCCATTATCCTTGGAGACCCTTCCAGAAGCCACCGGCCCTGCCATCAGCCCTGCCACCTTAGGCTGGACAATGCCCTGCTCACTGCCCCCACGTCGGAGGCAGTCACGTCACACGCCCACCACGTGTGGCCTGGGAACCGGTCCCCCTACCCAGACCCAGCCCTGTCCCCTTCCTGCCCCAAGAGCGGCCCTGCGTGGCAGGGAAGCTGCCCTGGCTGGTACCTGGGGAGCTGCCCCCACTGGTGGTGCTGACACTGTCCTCCAGCCACGTGCTATAGATGAAGGAGTCCCGCTTGTGGGGCGTTCCCGAGGACGAGACGCTCTCCTGGGGATGGGGGGGGAGCTTAGCCCACGTCCAGGGCACTGGCTGgcccccagcccccctccctgGCTGCAATCCCCAAGCCCCACTCTTGGCCCCTGCAGGGAGGATGGGCCCGGCAACGTCTGTCCCAAGGAGACCacaggagggcagggtgggggcaggcccagacccaggcacacaccacccactcccacccattcattcaacaaacattcgcTGACGTTGTCTGGGGCCGAGCCACTGAGATAAACAGCACGGTCCCTGCCCTCGGGAGCCCAAAGTCTGGAAGGCAAGACAGGCTGTGGGGAGACCAGTGTAATTCTAGACCCTGAGCCCTGGCGGGCAAGGCCTGGGTCTGCTCTGTTCCCCGCTGCACCTGCAGCACCGGGGACGGGGCCTGGCAAGGAATGGTGCCCACtaaaggtttgttgaatgaagaatgACAAGAGTGCTGGGGGCAAACCCAGGGCACTATGAGGGCGTAAAGCGTCGTTCCTAACCTACCCCAGGACTAGAAAATCAAGGCAGGCTTTCAGGAGGAGGTGTATGAGACTCAGTTGAGAAGGATCAGTAGGAGTCAGCCTGGCAAGGCGGGAAGAAGGAGGTAGGAAGagtgttccagacagaggaaagggcacatgcaaaggcccagaggtggaGCAGGCCTGGGAGATCTGGGGGACTGCAAAGGAGCACAGAATGTCTGCAGTGGTCAGAGATGAGACTAGGGAGTGGCCAGATCTCCAACAGGGCCAGAGATTGGGCTCCCTGTGGACAGCACTGGGGAGCCACGGAAGGCTTCAGAGTAAGGGAGGGTTAGCCTGCATTGCTTTTTAGGCTGGGTCTCCTGATCACATCTCAGCGATACCCAGGCTCATGTTTCTACTCAGAGCATCTCGAGAGACCAAGGAGCCCCCCTCCAGGCTCCTGTGGAGCCCCTGACCCCCTGGGCCCCTCACCATGCCTGTGTCCTCCCCGTCCACGCCCTCTGTCTCCTCCACCACGCTGGCGAAGCTGCTGGCACTGGACGAGGAGCGGGAGAAGTCCTTCAGCACTTCTGCCCTCTGGGCTGCCGTCTCCGCTCTGCCACAGACAGTGCCCGTTAGCCAGCGCCCACCTGACCACCCCCCGGGCCaagccctccctgcctggccctgtcCCCGGGGAGGCCCAGCCTGTGGCCAGCCAAGCACCTTCATGGCCCCCATTCCGGTCCCTTGGGCCGCTgagcctccccccgcccccactgtcCTTCCTAGCACATGGATCTGCCCGCGCCCCTGCCCTGCTCCAAACCCTCTCCCGGCTCCCCCGTCCCGGAGAGAGTCCAGTGCCTTGGCTCGCTGTTCAGCACGGTGACGATCACCGATACGAACATCGTCCAGGggcatttactctgtgccaggcgctgttctCTGCGCTCTCACTGAGTCATCCCGTCACTGTCATCACTAGACCTGTCACCTCTCAGGTGAGGAGGCACCGAGGCACGGGCAGGTGGGCACACGGCCCGGGGACACAGCGTAGGTAGCAGAGCGGGGCTTTGGGTCCGCAGTCTACTCTTCTTCACGCCCTCACAGTTTCTCCTCACCCAGGGCCTTTGCGCCTCCCGCCTGGAGCCTGAGCCCTCTCAAATCCCAAAAAGCAAATTTGTCTTTCAAAAATCAGTCACGGGTCCCactcagggaggccttccctgagtCCTGGCCCCAAGGTGGGAATGGCCCACCTGAGTGCCGCATGCCTCGTCTCTCCCTGTCCCTGTCGCCCTTTCCGGCCTCTGTTCGCCTGCCTGACCCTTCGGCAGAGCCCGGTGCCAGGCGGCCCCCAGCTCCGTGCCTGTCCTGCCTCCACCCCTTCTCCATACGGCGACCAAGCTCAGCTTTGGGAAGCGTCGCTCTTAACTGAAACCTTCCACGGCTCTTCATCGCACTTAGGATAAAATTCGAAGCTCTCGCACAGCCTCCAAAGCCACCAGCTAGTGCCTGCTCAGCTCCCGACCCCACTCCCGTCATCACCCAGCACAATGTCACCATGTCCCAATGTctgccccggcccggcccctcgCTCGCTCAGCCGCAACTGCCCATCACCCGTCTTCCTCTCCCTCAAGCCTGTCCCAGGGCTGCACTTGCTGTGCTCCTTGCCCGGAACCCTCTTCTCTCTGCCACGCCAGTCCCAGCTCTCAATCCAACGGTCACCCCTGGAGATGTCTTCCCTGAGGACCCATCTAAAATACCGGCCCCAGGCCTTCActgctcccccatccccagctTTGGTTTCCTCCCATTGTCACACGGAAATGGCTCATGAGTTTGCCACACCGGACGGCAGCTGTGCGGCAGGGACCAGGTCGGCACGTGCGCGGGGCCCAGCATGCACAAAGCGCGCAGTGGCTGTGTGGCAGCAGCAAGGCCCCTGGGCAGCCCCGGGCCCCGGGGGACGGAAAGGCTGAGTCCACCACTGCCAAGCCCCCGAGCCCCGTGCGGCCCGAGCCCCAACCTGTTCTTGGTCGTGGGCATCTCTGGGGAGCTCTGAGTGGATGAGTTCTCCGATTTGGGCTCCTGTGACACGTGCCCGCTGTCTGGGGTCTTCTGGCCAGCCGGAGGGCTCTCCCTGCGGGGCACACGGGGGCAGCGGGGAGATTCAGCACTGGGCCTGGCGTCAGGGTAGAATGAGGCCCAGGCAGTGAGGGGAGGTCATGGCACCTGCTGCCTCGTACCCACACCTGGTGTCCTCAGGGGCCAACCCCGGAGCAGTCCTGCAGGCTCCCCGGCTAGCCCAGCCAAGGACGGGGCAGGCACTGATGCAGCTCTATGTAACACACCAGGTCCCCTCCCAGGGAGAGGGACAAGGAACCCGCCCAGAGATGCATAGCCAGGCCATGACAATGCCAAGACTGGAACCCCGGGCTCCCAGCATGCTGAGCACTCAAGGCAGTGAGGACGACGCCCGCTCCCCTCCCAGAGCACTCCCAGGGCACCTGACCCCGCTTTGCGAGCAGTGCACCGAATCCTCAAGGCGGCCCCATGCTGTCGGCAGATTGGgacagtgaggctcagagaggtataatggcttgcccaaggtcacacagccccaGCACGGTGGAGACAGAAGTCACACCCCGGAACTATCTGCTCTCCAGGGGCAGCCCTGCTGCTAACACGGGCTTGCtgcgcacacacacacgagcacTACCCCCGCCCCCACTGCGGCCTGCCTGGAAACCAGCACTGGGCCCTTCTGCACATGCCGGGGCAGGAGAAAGAGTAGAGCGCCGGCCCTGGGCAGACCAGGGCTCAAATCCCAGCACTGCCCTCACCGGCTGTGTGACCCGGGCAAGCCCCAGGGAGCCAGTGCAACTGCTGAGTGGACGAGCTTCCCCTTAGCTGATGTGCCGGCCCTGGCGGCTGACACCCAGCAGGGACTTGGCCACGTAGCTGTCACTGGTGGGGGACGGAAGCAGAGGGTGGGCGCTCCCTTTTGCCCACTTTGCTTTGCCACCGAACGGGGGTCGGGGAGGGACTGGAGGGGAGGAGAGTACtggccctcccaccccactccacccacCTCTTCTCCTGCACCTCCTGAATGTTCTCGATGCCGATGGCGCTGCTGCGGCGGGAGCCGAATGGGCCCGACTTCTTCCTCGTGGGGCTCTTCCCGGGGACAATTAGTGACTGCAGGGAGAGGCCCCAACTCAGTGCCACCCACCTCGGGAGCCCCGTGCCCCCCACACCCTCTCAGGggccctgctgcccaggcctgAAGCAGAGATGCCAAGCAAGAAAGACCCAGAGAAAACGTCCGTTTCCAGAGCCGCCCCCAGCTCACAGGGAGGGAAACAGGCCAGGCCTGTCCTGAGATCACAGAGCAGGGCTCACCCCAGGGTCCGGGTCCAGGAGAGGGGCAGGGCCCGAGGGGGCTGGGGCAGCcactctgggctgggctgggctgggcggagGCCGCGTCCTCAGAATGGAGcctctcccgccccctcccccaccccacccgggGCTTCATGGGACCTGCAGCCTGAGGGCAGGCGGTGGAGGGGGTGGCGAAGCAACCCAAGCCCCTGCCCCATGCCAGGCCGGCCCCTCCCCAGCTGAAAGATCCCCCCAGTTTCCACACACACTGTGGCGGGATGCCCCAGGCACCAGAAGCGTGCCCCCAGCTTCTCTGGGAGGCAAGAAGGTGGGTCCCAAGGAGGCACAGATGGGCAGGACGCCCCCAGGCCAGTTcatggtggggagtggggagtcagggcaggggagagggatggGGTTCCATGCAGACTGGCGATATTGGGGGACGTGCGGCTGGGCATAGGGTCTTCAGGTACCGGATCCTGGTGGGGACTGGGCCAGGGtcccaggggccagggcagggccagaaGCCCCTGGTGGGGGCACTGGCTCTGGCACAGGTGCCAGGCCCCTAAGCAGGTGCTGAGTGCCATCGGAGCTGCTGCCACTCCAACCCGCACGCCCCTGGGCCTGTCCCGGGGGGAAAGGGGGGCAACGTCCCCAATATGGCCTCCGTCCTGAGAGCGAGCAGAGAACAGCGCGTGCAGCAGCCTCCAGAGCCGGTGGCCCCGCGGACGACAACCTCTTCCACGGTTCCTATGCCTATGGCACTGCCCCGGCGTCCGAATCTACTCGCACTTTTCCCAGGAATAAGCAATGACTGGCAAGCAGCAGAGGgcgggggcagagagagagagagagagagagagacagacacacagatggacagacagacagatggtaggaggggagacacagagaggtgagacgggaaaaggaggaggacagacaggcagagggaacaaagaAGAGAATGGTGCAGGAGttgtgagagagacagagcagggaagggaaggagacagaggacAGCGGAGATGGAGAGAGATTGACAGTCACACAGAGAGGGACACGTGTGAGAGAGCACCGGGCGGGCAAGAGTACACCAGGTGGGCACAGGGGGGCATCCAGAGAGACACGGACACAGAGATGGGCCCGGGTGAGGGTCAGAGACagatggaaagaaaggagaggcaAAAAGGAGAAGGCGGGGTGAGAACAGTGGGCAGGGGAGgcggaggggagagaggaaaccAAGTGCCAGAGGGCAGAAAGGTcaagggaggagaagagagatgggaagaaggggagaaaaaacaagagaagagaagagagtggAAAAAGAAGGAGGCAACATGGAGACAGGGAGAGTtgtgcaaaaacaaaaacagaaatgggTCTGGTTACTGCCATGGTGGGTGCTGCTGGCCTGGCCCTGTCCCCGGGGCCCCTCTGCGGCCACCCACGGGAGGCTGGGTCACTCCAGTAGGGAGGAAGGGAGTGGTTGGTAAATCTGGGTTGGGCAGAAGTTGGGCCTGCTCCTCTGATGACAGTGGGCTTGGTGACTGCCAACTGGGCTTAGGACAGTAGAGGCCCCACCTTGCTCCCCTGGCCAGGCCAGACcatggggcaggggtgagggttccctcttgccatgtgacacagCCTCACAGCACTGAGCGCAGAGCTTGGCATGCAGCAGACAGTCAgtaaaggatggatggatggatggatggatggggagcAGAGCGGTGGCTGCAGTGTCCTGGGGTGGCCACAAGGCGGTGGACAGGAGCTATGCCCACAATTGCAGGCCTCACTCAtctgtgtgcccagcactgccCGAGTGTGAGCTGTAGGATCCCAGAGCCTGGCAGGCAGACAGTGGTCACGTGGGAGGTGCTCACACAGAAGCCTGATTCCTGACACACAATAGGCAGCCACAACCACAGAGGCCCTGGCTGCTGCAGACACACAGTAGGAGGTGCTCACAGTGGAAGTACCCACACAGCAGCTTATTTCCTGGCACATAGGTGTTCACTGACATCCAGGGCTTAGCACACACTATGCGCTCACACAGCAGTCCAtttcctgacacacagtaggttctCACATAGCAGCTCAGGAaagagcacacagtaggtgcttacaGAGTTGATGCCCACACAGCAGCCCAGGACCTGACACACAATAGGTGCTCACAGGAACTCAGGGCCAGacccacagtaggtgctcacggAGTACATATCCACACAGCAGCCCAGgtcctgacacacagtaggtaccCACagtctgacacacagtaggtgctcccaGAAACCCAAAGCTTGACAGTAGGTGCCCACACAGCAGCCCAGGTCCCAGCACACAACAGATAAGAGATACTCAATAAAGAATGTGACACAGAGGCTGCCCCAAAGCTGACCTGCAGAAAGTCACACCCCAATACACAGaggcctggaggaggggagggccaAGGAGCCGAGGAGGGGGCTGCAGGCTGTCAGTACCCTAGTGTCCCCCCATGGAGAGCAGTGGCTAGATCGAGTCCAGAGCTTGGGATGGGTACGTGGACAACAGGCCAACAAAGAGAGGCAGGGTCAGGCCTCAGGAGGCAGGGGAGAGCTGAGggcccctgggggaggggcaggggaccaTACATGGGAGGGCACTCACTATTCCAGCGGCCTTGGCCAGGTCGGGGTTGTTGGGTGTGAAGCTCCCACTGTGGCTAGTGGACACAGTGTTGGGTTTCTTGTTGCTTAGCCCCATGGCATCCATGGACTGGCTGCGGCTCCGGATGACCCGCTGTCaagaggagggtgggggtggaagagGTACAGGAGTCAATAAGGCCCCTCCCCCTTGGGgaaacccaggagcccaggtATGTGGTCCCTCCCCATCAATGCCACTCTGGGTGATCCCAGGAAGTCTCTTTCCCTCatgaggcctcagtttccctatgtgCCACAAAAGAGGCAGGCACACATGGGCCTGAGGGTATTTGGGGCCTTGGCTCTGCCACCAActtgctgggtggccttgggcaagccacttcacctctctgagcctctgagcCACACAGGCTGCTGTCCACTGAGTCTCCTCATATGGCTGTTGTAAGGACTACAGCAGATGCTGGGTCAGGACCAAAAGTGTGCACAGAGAGCCCTCCGGAAACCTGTTTCTTTCCTGTTAGGGCCTCTTAgagctctcttctttcttttcttccctccctccctcccttccttgctgTTTTCAGACCAATGTAAACCACGTGCTTCCTGTAGGGCCAGGTACTTTGCAAGCACTCTGTCATTCGATCCGCCCTATGGGGCAGAGACTAGCATCATGCTCATTTCACACATGATGAAACCGAGGCAGAGGTGAGCCTGGATCCCACATGCCAAATCCCATGACCTTAACTGTGGACTCTGCTGCCTCTGAGAAATTCTTTGACCTCATGTAGGTCCACTGTCCAGCACCTACCAAATGTGGGACCACTGGAGCCTTCCTCAAAGAGGACACCCCAGACTTGTGCTCATCTCACCTGCTCCCTGTCTCCagtgggcaggagcagggctcTCTCCAAGCCTCCTTCTCAAAGATGGTCTGTTCACCTTAGTCCCTCAGTCCCAACGCAGGCTGGGCAGCTGGGCCAATCCCCTTATGCAAACCCATAGCTCCAGCTCTGTGACCTGCCCTGAGACAAGGGTGAGGCCCGGCTGGCCTGGCTGGGCACCTGGAGGGTACGCAGTCCTCCTCCTCTGGGTGGAACAGACGGTGGCAAAGAGGCCACTGCCTGGGGCCTTGCAGCCGGGGTGAGTCTAGGCCCTAtccaaggaggaagaggaaggccaCCTCCTCTGCTTCTCACTTTGGACAACAGTTGCTAAGGCAGATGGGGCAAGGTTTTACACTttgctttttaacttaatattgCACTAacctaagtgctttacaaataacGATAATTGTATGAGGTAAGTTGCCATTATCCTACtcaacagataaagaaactgaagctcagagaatgcCTAAGCTGGTCAGTGAGAGTTGGGATATGAACCCAGAGTCTGTGTTCTTAAAGCTAAGCTAAACCAGAGACAGGCAGAGTGGTCACAGGCCAGGTCCCTCTCCAACAGTCACCTGGTTCACACATCCCTTCTGAGACCTCTATTTCTTTCCCTCAGTCAAGACGAAAGCCTCCTTTTAGCTTCTCTGCCAACCTGGCAGCCACCGCCCTTTGTACAGCACTTGCTGTCTCCCAGAGGGCTCCAACCTTCAGCAGAATTCCCAGGTAAATTCCCAAGCCTAGGCCCCACCTCTAACCATTAACTCCTCTCCAAGCCACAGTCCCACGTTACACTCCCAGCCTCAACCTCCACGCAAGGCCCAGAGGACATCCCCAAGTCTAAGCCCATCCTAAAGCCTAAATTCATCCCGAGCCACGCCCCCGCCCCTCCACGCCACTGGCCTCTAGCCACACCCCCAgatcccaccccctccccgccccagactccacccccgccccgcctccAGCCACACCCCCACACCATGTCCAGTAGTCCTAGCCCCGACCCCTGCCTCGCCCCAGACTCCACCCCGACGTGCGCCCCTAGCCACACCCCAAAGCCATGTCTAGTAGTCCTAGCCCCGGACCCCACCCAAGACCCGCCCCAGACCCCACCCCCACGCGCGCCCCTAGCCACACCCCCAGGCCGTGTCCAGCAGCCCTACCCCGGACCCCACCCAAGACCCGCCCCCTCTCCGCCCCAGACTCCACCCCCACGCGCGCCCCTAGTCACACCCCAAAGCCATGTCCAGCAGTCCTAGCCCCGGACCCCACCCAAGCCCCGCCCCAGACCCCACCCTCACGCGTGCCCCTAGCTACATACACCCCCAGGCCGTGTCCAGCAGCCCTAGCCCCGGACCCCACCCAAGACCCGCCCCCTCTCCGCCCCAGACTCCACCCCCACGCGCGCCCCTAGTCACACCCCAAAGCCATGTCCAGCAGTCCTAGCCCCGGACCCCACCCAAGATCCGCCCCCTCTCTGCCCCAGActccacccccacacacacccctagcCACACCCCCACGCCGTGTCCAGCAGCCCTAGCCCCAGACGCCACCCAAGCCACAGCCCTCTCCCGGCCAGGAAGACCTGGGGCCCTTCACCTTGAAAGACTCGAAGaagccgcccccgccgccgccatTCTCCATCTTGTCCTCGTCGCCGCCCAGCCCCATCATGGACTGGCTGTGGATGTGCAGCTCCTCATAGAGCGTCTCCAGGAGGGCGGCTCGCGTCCGCTCCTGTGGGCCAGGCCGGGTGCCAGGGCGGACCCCGTGAGCAGCCGCCCGGCCCACAGTTCAAATCCCGGCCACCTTCCGAGCCGCGGGCCACCTTCTCTGAGTAAGCGGGGAGTGGCGAGGGCCCCTGCACTGGCTTCCCTCAGGCCCCTCGCAGATCCCTCCAAGCTCCTTTCAAGATCTGGCTTCACACGCCCACCTCCCACCCGCCTCCTGCCCCAGGGTGTCCTCCTCGGGCAGCCTGCCCACCTCTGAGCCTCTCCTGGGCAGTCCCCACCACCCCTGCAATGCCCCTACCTCCTCTCCCTGACCAACCCCCACTCACCCATAGACCTGTCCTCCCCCAGGTAGCCCTCCCAAGGCCAAGGGCCCATCCTCACCTCCAGTTTGGCGAACTTCTCTGCCTTGTAGCAGGCATATTCAGCATTGATCAGTTTTGTCAGCAAAAACTCCTGGAACTCAGGGCCCTGGAAGACCCCAGTGTGGAGGAGATGAGAAAGGGGGATCATCAGGTGAACACAGAAACAGGGGGCCAAACCCCAGTGGGTCAGGGGCTCCCAGAAGGGCATCTACCTGAGCTCAGCTCCCCAGGCACCTGGTGAAGGGCCCCTGTGCCCTTCATGGCCACCCTCCCCTGAGAGAGCAGACCCCATAGATGTTAGGGTCTGGGTTGGGGtctcctactgcctcagtctggGGTAGAGGAATGTGCTGTGTATGGGGCTGAAGCCAAGGCTTCCGAAAGGTGAGAGAGACGCATGTCCCCCTCCCCTTCTTTTAGAGGAAAGAAGACTGGAACCATCCAAAGGAGAATAGAAACGAGGAAAGGCCAGTCGgctatggaaaatggaaaatgacaaTGTAGTTTATTCTATGAccgtgtttaaaaaaaaaagtcacagtttCAAGTTGAACCAAAAATTCAACCCGAGTTGCATGGTTAGGGGAACCCAGCtgtcctggcacatagtggggCCACGGAACCTTGTAAGGTAGAATGTGTGCCTCCCTCATCCCCCACCCATTTAGCCCTGCTTCGCccatgcccagggctgggggctgcccctCACCTTCCTGAACACAGCGGGGTCCGGGAGGGGGGGCCCAAAGAAGGGCACATCGTCTCTCGCCGTGACAGACACCTGGAAGAGAGGGCAGCTGTCTGTCCCCGTGGAGGCTGTGGCTTGCTCTGCCTGCACCAGCAGAAACCCCTAATtcacctccctgccctgccccttggTGAGGAGGCTCCGTGGCTGCTGGCGGGGGAATCCTTTTTAGCAGGATTTCTGCTCCTCCATCCTTTGCCCTGAGTTTGAGtggtgaggagaggagggggaccTCAGGAGCATCGGGGAGGGTGAAGGCCAAGGAGGCTAACGGAGGTGGAGGAAGGTACCTGGCCTCTTTGAGGGTGTGAGTTTTGGGAGCAGAGAGGGTGCGATGGGAATCCCCCACCGTCAGAGCCCTCCATGG is a genomic window of Eulemur rufifrons isolate Redbay chromosome 8, OSU_ERuf_1, whole genome shotgun sequence containing:
- the RAP1GAP gene encoding rap1 GTPase-activating protein 1 isoform X2 — protein: MIEKMQGSRMDEQRCSFPPPLKTEEDYIPYPSVHEVLGREGPFPLILLPQFGGYWIEGTNHEITSIPETEPLQSPTTKVKLECNPTARIYRKHFLGKEHFNYYSLDTALGHLVFSLKYDVIGDQEHLRLLLRTKCRTYHDVIPISCLTEFPNVVQMAKLVCEDVNVDRFYPVLYPKASRLIVTFDEHVISNNFKFGVIYQKLGQTSEEELFSTNEESPAFVEFLEFLGQKVKLQDFKGFRGGLDVTHGQTGTESVYCNFRNKEIMFHVSTKLPYTEGDAQQLQRKRHIGNDIVAVVFQDENTPFVPDMIASNFLHAYVVVQAEGGGPDGPLYKVSVTARDDVPFFGPPLPDPAVFRKGPEFQEFLLTKLINAEYACYKAEKFAKLEERTRAALLETLYEELHIHSQSMMGLGGDEDKMENGGGGGGFFESFKRVIRSRSQSMDAMGLSNKKPNTVSTSHSGSFTPNNPDLAKAAGISLLIPGKSASRFGRRGSAIGIGTVEESLIVPGKSPTRKKSGPFGSRRSSAIGIENIQEVQEKRESPPAGQKTPDSGHVSQEPKSENSSTQSSPEMPTTKNRAETAAQRAEVLKDFSRSSSSASSFASVVEETEGVDGEDTGMESVSSSGTPHKRDSFIYSTWLEDSVSTTSGGSSPGPSRSPHPDAGKSGDPACPEIKIQLEASEQHTPQLVRLQKHKAKMLCQVQADGTSAPKATTSLRAAPCLPHLPLAHPSGLSLQGGAIQTWDWGSCWHRPHPPGWGSGLGQGLVSCNRPAGLACPHPGPP
- the RAP1GAP gene encoding rap1 GTPase-activating protein 1 isoform X12; protein product: MIEKMQGSRMDEQRCSFPPPLKTEEDYIPYPSVHEVLGREGPFPLILLPQFGGYWIEGTNHEITSIPETEPLQSPTTKVKLECNPTARIYRKHFLGKEHFNYYSLDTALGHLVFSLKYDVIGDQEHLRLLLRTKCRTYHDVIPISCLTEFPNVVQMAKLVCEDVNVDRFYPVLYPKASRLIVTFDEHVISNNFKFGVIYQKLGQTSEEELFSTNEESPAFVEFLEFLGQKVKLQDFKGFRGGLDVTHGQTGTESVYCNFRNKEIMFHVSTKLPYTEGDAQQLQRKRHIGNDIVAVVFQDENTPFVPDMIASNFLHAYVVVQAEGGGPDGPLYKVSVTARDDVPFFGPPLPDPAVFRKGPEFQEFLLTKLINAEYACYKAEKFAKLEERTRAALLETLYEELHIHSQSMMGLGGDEDKMENGGGGGGFFESFKRVIRSRSQSMDAMGLSNKKPNTVSTSHSGSFTPNNPDLAKAAGISLLIPGKSASRFGRRGSAIGIGTVEESLIVPGKSPTRKKSGPFGSRRSSAIGIENIQEVQEKRESPPAGQKTPDSGHVSQEPKSENSSTQSSPEMPTTKNRAETAAQRAEVLKDFSRSSSSASSFASVVEETEGVDGEDTGMESVSSSGTPHKRDSFIYSTWLEDSVSTTSGGSSPGPSRSPHPDAGKSGDPACPEIKIQLEASEQHTPQLGC
- the RAP1GAP gene encoding rap1 GTPase-activating protein 1 isoform X14 — encoded protein: MIEKMQGSRMDEQRCSFPPPLKTEEDYIPYPSVHEVLGREGPFPLILLPQFGGYWIEGTNHEITSIPETEPLQSPTTKVKLECNPTARIYRKHFLGKEHFNYYSLDTALGHLVFSLKYDVIGDQEHLRLLLRTKCRTYHDVIPISCLTEFPNVVQMAKLVCEDVNVDRFYPVLYPKASRLIVTFDEHVISNNFKFGVIYQKLGQTSEEELFSTNEESPAFVEFLEFLGQKVKLQDFKGFRGGLDVTHGQTGTESVYCNFRNKEIMFHVSTKLPYTEGDAQQLQRKRHIGNDIVAVVFQDENTPFVPDMIASNFLHAYVVVQAEGGGPDGPLYKVSVTARDDVPFFGPPLPDPAVFRKGPEFQEFLLTKLINAEYACYKAEKFAKLEERTRAALLETLYEELHIHSQSMMGLGGDEDKMENGGGGGGFFESFKRVIRSRSQSMDAMGLSNKKPNTVSTSHSGSFTPNNPDLAKAAGISLLIPGKSASRFGRRGSAIGIGTVEESLIVPGKSPTRKKSGPFGSRRSSAIGIENIQEVQEKRESPPAGQKTPDSGHVSQEPKSENSSTQSSPEMPTTKNRAETAAQRAEVLKDFSRSSSSASSFASVVEETEGVDGEDTGMESVSSSGTPHKRDSFIYSTWLEDSVSTTSGGSSPDAGKSGDPACPEIKIQLEASEQHTPQLGC